One Vanessa atalanta chromosome 15, ilVanAtal1.2, whole genome shotgun sequence genomic window, TATGGTGCATATAAGGAAAATGTAAGAAACTAAccattttaatctgtaataactaattatcctataattataatacaataaagctcaaatacaaataatggaAATACATTGTGATATTCACTATGTGACTGCTgtgaaaaattaacataattttttaccTATCGCTGGGTACCATATGAAACCTAGAAAAGGCACAAATTTCACTTTTGAATTAACCTTTgtatatgatttaataataatgtaattactaCCTACTATAAATACCactttattatatacacaaacattAATTGCACTATTTATTCCATGATCACAATGACTTTAATtgctaaaattacaaataaagtttatgatattttgctattattcttattttttttttttgcttacagGCAGCAGAATATAGTGACGGGACACCAGCAACGGCGTCCCAATTGGCCAAGGACGTTGCCACTTTCCTCCGGTGGTGTTCTGAACCAGAACTTGACGATCGTCGTCTTATGACTATCAAGGCCATAGGCATCTTTTCAGTGTTGGCCGCTATAGTATATTACTATAAACGGCACAAGTGGTCTACACTCAAATCCAGGAAACTAGCCTACAAACCCGTCTCTAAGAAATAAGACATAGTAGTGTAAAGCGTAAAatttagacaattttttttcaataggcGACacaaatgttatttgtttataattaaaataatttatttcatacgaaATTTTTTCTTTTCTGTTATTCTAAAATCATGTTCACGCTTTGCTGACCGCGGTTACCATTCATACCTGGCTAGTTTTAGCGGGGTAATATTATAactgttaataatttatgtaatgttaaacTTGTATTAACGTCTGTCGTATGGTGAATGCGGCACAGTTGGTACAATTGTAAGCTGTGCAAGTGATGTTCCATGAAAATTAAACTATGAATCCGTGTACAGTTCAATAAATGAGTTATTGAAAATCGTGGCATTGGTGTTTAATTTCTCTCTAAGTAACAtagacaaattataataaatatagcttaaaatataataacattacctATTCCAAAAAATGAAGATATCTTATATCCCATAACTATTGAATagtttttacaatttacatagATGTAatctttctaaattaaaatatatataatatttacttgcaTTAAgtgttttaacattttcaaaacaaaaatctttaaatgttatataataataagtagtcGAATTTAAATCATGTTAAACCTTTTTGGAGGTTATTTCCTAGACAAGATAGTATTAGTACGTACACAAATTCCGGGTTGCTACTGTGAATTTCCTTTTCAGAAAACCCTCATAACTTTCTATTACCTTCACTCGAGATTTGAACCCAAGACCTCGTCTACGTGCTCCTAAGCTGGTTATACAAATgagtctttaaataaatattgtatttgtactattttgtaatatctctgcaatatttgtttgattaaaagcctgtaaatgtttTGCTTGACAAAGACTTCTCATTTGAAAagggtttggagcttattgcaccacgctgctccaatgcgttttGGTGAATACatgaggtttttttttctggttTGAACAtgcaatcatcggtcaagattcACGTGCTCTCTCAACTTTCTATACATCATTGAGTAATTATAAGAAAGATtgcgataataattaatattgatgaaaTAGCCAGAacccatttaatattaatttgaataatgtacATACTGactatttacatacatataatatgacataattcttcgtaaaatttactaaataaatttttactataGATAAATATTGCAGATGGTTGCAGTTGTGGTTGAACGTTCGATACTTGAGCCTTTTTCTGAAAGAAAAGAATACTGAATACCGAAAAAAATTTGAAGTAGGTTTTGACATTGACAATTAtcaattttgacattttaaaaataaaataattattacattattttccaattcaaataaaaaaagtattttttcatttttatttattaatgaaagcgtataagtattaaatttctttatgaaaacttaaataaaaaaattacaaatgaaatcaaaataaattgtttgcaATGAACTTTTAAGTTCGCCTTACAGTTTTAAGCCTATACtgtgttattttaatgaaaaaatgaatGCAATTGTTGGTTTGTGCCATTTTTGTGAAGCTCATGGGCCTCGACCATTGTTCTGTACATTTACAACAGACAATGATACACATACAACTGAGTCATCGAATTGCGCAGTTCAATGTAGTGGATGTACTTCTGTAGGACCTGAAACTGTTTACGTATCAAGGGATGATGatggaattattttttgtagcaGAGAGTCGGTTCCTAACGCTGATGTCACAGCTTTCTTGAGGCAGGCTGCTCTACGAAGTATTACTTgtgaagtaaatatttgttttaaaactattatgtaaacaaataaatttcaagcaaataatatattaagaaacaCACGATTCATAGTAATTCattcgttattttataaaattctcatTAACTTATAAAGTGTTTTAGTTTCTTATTACTTTTTAGGTGAGTTGGAGTAAAGAAGGTGGAGTGGTATACTTCAGTGATACCCAAGGTCATGTCCTGAGTCTcatgtttcatttaaaagataCAAGGGCGAGGGgtcttaaaagattattttcaatAGTTGTTCTGATGAAAGATAAAATGTTACTTCTTAATGTAACTCCAGTACTTTCGGAACACATGCAGGTTAGATATAAATTAACAGCTATCGTTAGTGTTTATTACACTAAAAAAATCacacatattatttaagtaaaatttattagacAATATGAGTAataatgcaattttttattattgtagaaaATTGCAAAGGAACTTCAACAATTAGCAGATATAGTATATGATAATGAACAAAGTATTTGTTCTCAAAGAGCTTTGAGGCTGAAAACAGGAAGAAATGATTTTGGCCAGTCTAGATCTCTCACACAGCTCACAGGTAcatatttcttgttattttatatgatttatttaaaatgtataaaaccaGAAAGGAGACAAAAGCTTAgtgaaatgtatataaaaacaaagaataacataaataatgtttgttttcaatttagtATAATGTcttcataacattttataaattaattttacttgaaatatataGTTAACCTAATTATTGtgaagatttttcttttaacttgTAGGAGacgatgatatttttaaaaaacttcatTCTCATTTCACATGGATGCTAAGGACGGGAGCTGTAACTTACTCAGAAACCCTTTATACAAGTCAAGATTTACTTAAAAAGTTAAACCCTCAAATGACTATTGGGACGATATTTGATGAAAGTGCTTGTATGGTGACAGAAAATGATGATAGTATGTCTCTGAGAGAGCTAGAAAACTTACTGACAAATGCTGTGTTTAGGATAATTCTATATTGTACTTTGACAGGAATTGATGTGAGTCTAAGACAGAAAAGTTCTGGCTTCAAAATATAACAACCTAACCCATTTCTGttgaattcattcattcattattaaatatattttatttaaagtagtttGTTacagattgaaataaaaagtaaacaaacagagccatcaaaaataataaattgtttatcaaGATTATTGCCAAgctctaataataatactgGTTTAAAGATCAGACCGATAAATCTGGTACCAGCTACACAGTCACCAGATGTATGTATTTTAGAAGAAATGGATAACAGTAATTTCAGTTGCAAATGGAGTGGCACATTGCCAACCAAATGTATGTTTTACACTCTTTGATTTTTTCTtctagaatttaaatatttaaagcatcATTTCAAATGAACTGTTGCAGGTCCTACATTGATGAATAAAATAGTGAATGCTATGACAAACACAAAGTTCAATGATGTTGTTTTACATCAACATATAAAATCCTTAACAGTTGAGTGGTTAGGgtaagaattgtttttttatatcatggAACTTTGttatttcacataataataattaagctaAGTAAAGACCAAGTAATAATAGATGATctgtttttatcaaaattgtattgTCTGTATAATTACTGAattggaaataataattattttaactatgttTATTGCAGAATTGCTAAAACTATCAAGATGGCTTTACAATCTTCTGGAAAGCCAGATGCAGTTACgaagttaaaacaaatattaggaGTATCACCAAACGATGAATTGTTGGTGAATTATTGGTCACAATCATTCTGTTGTTTATAaggctattataaaaaatattgatttactaattgttattaaattatttttttaacataactcatattatttataattcttataatactTTTCCACcctaaaaaatagataattactTTTCCTTGTGATCAATAAATGTAAActagatatgtattttaaaggaattataaatgaaaactcAAAAATAGGTAGTACtccttatattaaaaagattacACATTTGAGCGACGGCTCGGTCTTGAACGCTCATGGCCCTTTGAGCGTACATAAGGCTTAGTGTGTGAGCGCGGTGCACCTGGTGCAGGACCAAAGTGACGTACAGCTTCACGGGCATTTCTACGTCCTTGAACCAGAACAGTCTTGCGGCCGGTAGGAGCACGGAGAGCCAACTGGTCGAAAGTTAGAATCTCAcctagaaaaataattatatttaacatatttgaccacatttaacacaaattataaGCCAAACATAAAGTTCAGCCTTATTTTTGGCTTATATATCACAATGGAaccaaatagtttaaaaaaagatgCAATAGGAGAATTACTGTTTATTTAGGCAGATTGATTGTCaagagttattattaatttcaatttatatattatagactaTAAACAGCTGAAAACTGAATTGTATCATGAGAATGTAACAGATATTCATTGTAGTATCACGAAGTAAAAGGTCAAACtggtaacatatattaattctagttaagcattttattatactaatactaatagtACCATATGCTATAACACAAGTTTACCCATTATAAAGGTcttctttataaaaaacatcATACTAATGGAGATGTTCTACTGGTTActaataatttgataatgtaTTCTCATGAAAGAACAATCAAGTGATATTCTGttgtaactaaatatattttcattaaatgagttataataaccttaataatatattaaggggctgaacaataataattaaattgacaatattatatatttagcgaAATATAAGTTTGTATTAAGATATTCTGAACTATTggtaattgttgtttttattacaacttattaagttattataataactaaaaatattcatttattaatgttttttgttattgaatacaaaggttattaatataatttatatataatatttcgtcTAATTTGTATATATCCGTGCTTGTAGGGTTAAGAGTCATATCGATCAATTAAAAAGGATAAACATTAGCATGCTACATAacctaacatttttaaacaataaaatagaatataacatTACTTACCTCCAGCAGCCAAGATACGGGCGCGTGCCTTTTCAGTCACATGAAGTGCAGCAACAGACATCTTAGGTACTGTATACAGCCTCACGTCGTTGGTAACGGTTCCGACAACCACGGCAATCAGACCCTCACGGGTGGGTTTCTTCATGTGGCGAGCAAGACGTGACAAAGAAATGGGCGCCCGGTTGATACGGCTCATGAACAGCCGTCGCAAGACAATCGTGTTGAACTTGGCATTTGTACGTCTGGCCAAATATCTGTATAACTGTCAACAAAAATTTAGGTTAGAATAATAAGACAATTGTGATCAATGAAAAATGATATAACTAGTAATtatcaagtaaattaatttacattttctttatttacttactttaacAAGTAACCTCAGGTATACATCCTGAGATTTAACTTCGGTACGCCTAACTTTCCTGTCGTGTTTATGGTTGATGTCGACACcctgaaataaatatagtaacacATTTTAACTTCACTGCTTTAACTGTAAATCACTTAAAACTTTAACACTGGGTTGATATCACGAAGATTTTTatggataatttttatttttctttgagcGAAACTCACCATATTGACAACCGGAAGAAAAAGAGAGTCTATagacaaaaacaataattgacgGAGCTTTCGATGTTACCAGTATGCGTCTGTCAAGAACAAAAAACCATAGATATGTGTTTTTCAAACTGGCCAacgaaataacaatatttcaattaaattgaaaatatattttatttaatttaaaatattgaaacaaatgaaAGGACCACTGTCTTAAAACTGTCGTCGTGACAGACCACAAGTTTCGACCGCCGTTTTTTCGAAAGGGATGGAATTTAATTCGAAACATCGAAAACTATCAAAAAGCAAAAATTCTGTGCGTACTGCAACAGCTACTAAGCCACGTTTAACAAAAAGGAGAATTATAGCTCGAAAAAGAAAATGTGTGTGTCTCCCTGAAAATTATTCTGTAGTTGAATTTCCGGCAATATGGAACGAGTTAAGACAAAACGGTCAATTATGTGATGGAGTAATCGTTTGTAAAGATAAGAAATCTATTCAAGTACATCGAGCTATACTTTCAGCAGTTAGTCcttattttaaagcaatttttgtaaattcattaaaaaaaggtaaaccAGAAGAAACAGAAATAATCGTAGACGTCCCTTCCTATTATATGAACTTAATACTTGACTATGCTTATACGGGGACATGTGTAGTTACTGCTGAAAATGTGGAATATTTATTACCCTACGCTGATCAATTTGATGTCGTTGGGGTTATACAATTATGTTGCCAATTCCTTTTACAAGAATTACGACCTCACAACTGTcttggaatatttaaatttgccaGGTGTTATTTCTGTAGTGAGCTAGAAAATAAAGGAAAGTTGTTCATAAGACAAAATATTGCGAGAATATTGAAAGAATGTAGTGAATTCAAATTACTATCTCACGAAGAACTGGAAGATATATTACGCGACGATGAATTAAACGTTAGAAATGAAGAAATAGTGTTTCAAGCTGTGAAAATGTGGGTAGAGCATGACTTAgaaaatagaagaaaatatatCCCATCATTATTATCTTGCGTGCGCTATGGTCACATCggctacaaatattttaagtcaaaaATTTTACAGTGGCAGCCAGTCATTGATGACGAAGTATGACAGATTATAATTGAGATACATCAGTATATACGATAgctttatacttaaatattatttcgttatagAAATGCCAGGAAGCGTTGTATCCAGCTGTAGTATTTCTTACTGTTTTGGACTCGAGGCCAGATGGGGAAGCTGATCTTAACGATCCCTTAGCGAGACCACGAATTCCTTACGAAATACTTTTTGCAGTAGGTGGTTGGAGCGCTGGCAGTCCAACAAGCTTTGTTGAAACTTATGATACACGGTATTCTTTTAGGAATTATTCTAATTACGtataccaatttattttatttttggtatgtactgcaaaattataatttactttattattattatataatgatacttttttatttatagagcgGACCGCTGGTTTCTTTCTATTCATATGGACTTATCACCTCGTGCTTATCATGGACTGTGtgcattgaataatttaatatatatgattgGCGGATTCGATGGCAGCGACCATTTCAATACCGTTCGATGTTACGATCCGGTTGCCAACACTTGGCACGAACGAGCTTGCATGTATCAAGCAAGATGTTACGTCAGTGTTGTCGTTCACGGTTAGTTCTGAATCCTGACAGCTAAACCGGAAGAAACTTTACCAGCCCaagttataaacattttttttcaggaATGTATTAGTATAGTAAAGTCTTAAGCCAATTTGGTTcgatatcttttatttttcattgttacACTGTAATTcgattattgtataaatttgcgTTGTATTTTAAGTTTCCTTGATTAAATAGAAAAGTGTGTTTCAGATGGGTTAATATACGCATTAGGTGGTTACAATGGACGTACTCGTATGTCTTCAGTCGAGCGCTACTATCCACAAAAGAACCAATGGGAAATGACAACGCCAATGAATAAACAACGCTCTGATGCTAGTGCGGCTTCACTTGGAGGAAAGGTGAGTACTAGGTTTCACCTAAAAACCTGTAAAGgataactgtaaaatatttccaCTTGTCTAACTTttcataaatttgtaatatgtaataGATCACATGTATCGATCGATGCATCGattgaaaaatgaaaaaggCACTTAGCCGATGATTTGAAAGCAATATTTGCGAATAAAAATCTCGGAAGTACCGGAAGTTGacgaaatcgaaataaaatgataaaaatgtatatgtatcgtAGTCAATTCATGGCCAAAAAAACTGTTTTCAGAAACTACATACATTTTTCTGATGTCGCTATCGAGATATTCGTAGTTAACTTTTGACGTTTCAGAAGCGTTCTGTAAACTGTGTAAACTGCTGTTCAACTCAGTACATTCACCTTATTGGAGACGTAAATGCGACAACGCAGCACTcgacagtatttataatatatatgtacataacgacataatatgcatataaataaaatacacttttttattacaaattctaAAATGCAAACCAAACCAATGATTCAGCATTGACATATCGACATAAAAAtgaaacctaaaaaataaatagatgaaCTGCGGATTTGACCTTACATACATCTATAAATCCTTAAATaggtaaaatgaaaaatgttcttAAGATAAGCAGTTATTtgcaatcaattaaaaatattacgatactatgtatttacttaaaaaaaaaaaaaattataaatatataatgtaatatctgTTTTCAAAACTCTTATTTGATTTGTACATCTATGGTTTATCTTTGTGTCATTAGACTTAGAAGTGTTCCGAGTGATTAAAgagaaatcaaaattttatatttaaatgattgatCTCCCCGACTAAGTTAAGAAAacgaaatagtttaatttagtttttttattaatcgaaCAATGAATaactagtattaaaatataaaatcaaaatagaaaagtattaaaaatgttcagttggtagtaaatatatgtttatattaaaaaaaaactaaaatcaaaCAAAAGATTAATTGATCAAACAAGAACAGTCAAAACagtaaaaatacatgtataaaaaaaattctatctCCCCGCTGACTTAAAACAACTGCTTTATGATTATGAGACCGATGCAAAGAGTCAAATTTTATTaccagtttattttaaaagcattttttcggtttttacagtatttattatttaattattgtattataaatattacttaatgttttaaaatattaaaaaaatatttttgtaagaaaaatcATTACAGATTTACATAGTAGGAGGTTTCAACGGTCAAGAGGTATTGAGTTCAGCTGAGATTTTTGACTCCGAAACTAAGCAATGGAGTTTCATTCGGTCAATGCTCAGTCCACGTTCGGGAGTCAGTCTAATTGCGTACAGAGACTCATTGTACGCTTTGGGTGGATTTAATGGTTACAGTCGTCTTAATACTGGTgaatgcaaattattttattattaaggcaTTTCGAGACATTTTTCGTTATTGATTACATACAGGTTACATAGgtaccatagacattggctcgatacgttattcttttttaattcaattgaaaaataaacccAAAATTGTTAGAATAAAAAGTTACTACTACaagaatttttaatgttaactaatactattattaaataaatattataaaaatactctaagcaattattttttcaaattagttttgtaatattgggcttatatgtattttaatattatttttaaaatatgtatttaagttCCTTAATGTGTAAATTTGACTATACTGCCATCGACACTGAAACAATATTTCACGTTA contains:
- the LOC125069239 gene encoding uncharacterized protein LOC125069239 isoform X2, which encodes MNAIVGLCHFCEAHGPRPLFCTFTTDNDTHTTESSNCAVQCSGCTSVGPETVYVSRDDDGIIFCSRESVPNADVTAFLRQAALRSITCEKIAKELQQLADIVYDNEQSICSQRALRLKTGRNDFGQSRSLTQLTGDDDIFKKLHSHFTWMLRTGAVTYSETLYTSQDLLKKLNPQMTIGTIFDESACMVTENDDSMSLRELENLLTNAVFRIILYCTLTGIDIEIKSKQTEPSKIINCLSRLLPSSNNNTGLKIRPINLVPATQSPDVCILEEMDNSNFSCKWSGTLPTKCPTLMNKIVNAMTNTKFNDVVLHQHIKSLTVEWLGIAKTIKMALQSSGKPDAVTKLKQILGVSPNDELLVNYWSQSFCCL
- the LOC125069239 gene encoding folliculin isoform X3 is translated as MNAIVGLCHFCEAHGPRPLFCTFTTDNDTHTTESSNCAVQCSGCTSVGPETVYVSRDDDGIIFCSRESVPNADVTAFLRQAALRSITCEVSWSKEGGVVYFSDTQGHVLSLMFHLKDTRARGLKRLFSIVVLMKDKMLLLNVTPVLSEHMQKIAKELQQLADIVYDNEQSICSQRALRLKTGRNDFGQSRSLTQLTGDDDIFKKLHSHFTWMLRTGAVTYSETLYTSQDLLKKLNPQMTIGTIFDESACMVTENDDSMSLRELENLLTNAVFRIILYCTLTGIDIEIKSKQTEPSKIINCLSRLLPSSNNNTGLKIRPINLVPATQSPDVCILEEMDNSNFSCKWSGTLPTK
- the LOC125069239 gene encoding folliculin isoform X1 — protein: MNAIVGLCHFCEAHGPRPLFCTFTTDNDTHTTESSNCAVQCSGCTSVGPETVYVSRDDDGIIFCSRESVPNADVTAFLRQAALRSITCEVSWSKEGGVVYFSDTQGHVLSLMFHLKDTRARGLKRLFSIVVLMKDKMLLLNVTPVLSEHMQKIAKELQQLADIVYDNEQSICSQRALRLKTGRNDFGQSRSLTQLTGDDDIFKKLHSHFTWMLRTGAVTYSETLYTSQDLLKKLNPQMTIGTIFDESACMVTENDDSMSLRELENLLTNAVFRIILYCTLTGIDIEIKSKQTEPSKIINCLSRLLPSSNNNTGLKIRPINLVPATQSPDVCILEEMDNSNFSCKWSGTLPTKCPTLMNKIVNAMTNTKFNDVVLHQHIKSLTVEWLGIAKTIKMALQSSGKPDAVTKLKQILGVSPNDELLVNYWSQSFCCL
- the LOC125069595 gene encoding 60S ribosomal protein L18, yielding MGVDINHKHDRKVRRTEVKSQDVYLRLLVKLYRYLARRTNAKFNTIVLRRLFMSRINRAPISLSRLARHMKKPTREGLIAVVVGTVTNDVRLYTVPKMSVAALHVTEKARARILAAGGEILTFDQLALRAPTGRKTVLVQGRRNAREAVRHFGPAPGAPRSHTKPYVRSKGHERSRPSRRSNV
- the LOC125069592 gene encoding kelch-like protein 10; its protein translation is MEFNSKHRKLSKSKNSVRTATATKPRLTKRRIIARKRKCVCLPENYSVVEFPAIWNELRQNGQLCDGVIVCKDKKSIQVHRAILSAVSPYFKAIFVNSLKKGKPEETEIIVDVPSYYMNLILDYAYTGTCVVTAENVEYLLPYADQFDVVGVIQLCCQFLLQELRPHNCLGIFKFARCYFCSELENKGKLFIRQNIARILKECSEFKLLSHEELEDILRDDELNVRNEEIVFQAVKMWVEHDLENRRKYIPSLLSCVRYGHIGYKYFKSKILQWQPVIDDEKCQEALYPAVVFLTVLDSRPDGEADLNDPLARPRIPYEILFAVGGWSAGSPTSFVETYDTRADRWFLSIHMDLSPRAYHGLCALNNLIYMIGGFDGSDHFNTVRCYDPVANTWHERACMYQARCYVSVVVHDGLIYALGGYNGRTRMSSVERYYPQKNQWEMTTPMNKQRSDASAASLGGKIYIVGGFNGQEVLSSAEIFDSETKQWSFIRSMLSPRSGVSLIAYRDSLYALGGFNGYSRLNTGERFCPQRGSEWQEVTEMFSARSNFATVLLDDMIFVIGGFNGSTTIPHVECYDGDTLEWYDAAPMNLTRSALSACVLAGLPNARSFSYLAKAVPAAGADQVYHS